Proteins from a single region of Mumia flava:
- a CDS encoding fasciclin domain-containing protein, translating into MKIRTIAAAALAAPLLAAGVLAPAGSASAQTPTGKDGAKGGDGQRSLAAVLTSDGNRFDRRGGDYDIVTEAVLAVVGAKPDSPVAVLADGSTPVTAFLPNDWSFKRFVKDVTGRWYRSEKRAFDAIVAAAGVDTIEQVLLYHVVPGATLTSSDALGVDGASLTTAQGGAIEVDVKSRWFRVVRLHDADPDDRDPYLNPFALDINKGNRQIAHGILGVLRPIDL; encoded by the coding sequence GTGAAGATCCGTACGATCGCCGCGGCCGCGCTGGCCGCGCCGCTGCTCGCCGCCGGGGTGCTCGCTCCGGCCGGCTCCGCATCCGCCCAGACGCCGACCGGCAAGGACGGCGCGAAGGGTGGGGACGGGCAGCGCAGCCTCGCTGCGGTGCTCACCTCGGACGGCAACCGTTTCGACCGTCGCGGCGGCGACTACGACATCGTCACCGAGGCGGTGCTCGCGGTCGTCGGCGCGAAGCCCGACAGCCCGGTGGCGGTCCTCGCCGACGGATCGACGCCCGTGACGGCGTTCCTCCCGAACGACTGGTCGTTCAAGCGGTTCGTCAAGGACGTCACCGGCCGCTGGTACCGCTCGGAGAAGAGGGCGTTCGACGCGATCGTCGCCGCCGCCGGCGTCGACACCATCGAGCAGGTCCTGCTCTACCACGTCGTCCCCGGCGCCACGCTGACCTCCAGCGACGCCCTCGGCGTCGACGGCGCCTCGCTGACGACCGCCCAGGGCGGCGCGATCGAGGTCGACGTGAAGTCGCGCTGGTTCCGCGTGGTCCGGCTGCACGACGCGGACCCCGACGACCGCGACCCCTACCTGAACCCGTTCGCCCTCGACATCAACAAGGGCAACCGGCAGATCGCTCACGGCATCCTCGGGGTGCTGCGTCCGATCGACCTGTGA
- a CDS encoding oxidoreductase produces the protein MPDPFSALMDLEGVPSAFAATRDGIDSLLRDRGLRRTSPEATAESLLRGAAASAAIEGAPYDLEALRAGEGDPLALAAARMSTELLGLVPTWQRAPLQALARLHTLVARGGVADADLGRPVDPAGARRLTALAQTLAAPSDAPGLVVAAVVHAEVATAGAFASDNGLVARAAERLVLVARGVDPAALTVPEAGHRAAGRAYGAALADYAGGSPASVHRWLLYAAQAFADGAEASPVEPPRGPRRT, from the coding sequence GTGCCCGACCCGTTTTCCGCGCTGATGGACCTCGAAGGCGTCCCGTCGGCCTTCGCCGCCACCCGTGACGGGATCGACTCGCTGCTGCGCGATCGTGGGCTGCGACGCACGAGCCCCGAGGCGACGGCCGAGTCGCTGCTGCGCGGCGCGGCCGCCAGCGCCGCGATCGAGGGCGCGCCGTACGACCTGGAGGCGCTGCGTGCGGGCGAGGGCGACCCGCTTGCGCTGGCGGCGGCCCGGATGTCCACGGAGCTGCTCGGCCTGGTCCCGACCTGGCAGCGAGCGCCCCTGCAGGCCCTGGCGCGCCTGCACACCCTGGTCGCCCGCGGTGGGGTCGCCGACGCCGATCTGGGACGTCCCGTCGACCCCGCAGGCGCGCGACGGCTGACGGCGCTCGCGCAGACCCTCGCCGCGCCGAGCGACGCCCCGGGGCTCGTCGTCGCAGCCGTCGTGCACGCCGAGGTGGCCACGGCCGGGGCGTTCGCGTCGGACAACGGTCTGGTCGCGCGCGCGGCCGAGCGGCTGGTGCTGGTCGCCCGGGGAGTCGACCCGGCGGCGCTCACCGTGCCGGAGGCTGGGCACCGCGCCGCGGGACGGGCGTACGGGGCTGCGCTCGCCGACTACGCCGGCGGCTCGCCGGCCTCCGTCCACCGCTGGCTGCTCTACGCCGCCCAGGCCTTCGCGGACGGCGCCGAGGCGTCCCCCGTCGAACCTCCGCGAGGGCCACGGCGCACCTGA
- a CDS encoding class I SAM-dependent methyltransferase, giving the protein MDGPGNLEGAFDSHGTQPGESLAYSPRTVRWLVGDRPLRVLELGAGDGAMTTALTEQDHDVVAVDVAADALDRLSRRVDVTVVRAAAERLPFSAGSFDVVLAAQAFHQFDAARALPEIARVLRTGGRLGLVWHVRDESVPWARRLSALIGSDADDLADVAERLPLSGLFSLPEQSDHGVWHRLDLDGLLTLVRTRPQVASLDPGARERVLSSVRTLYDSYASGHNGLRMRYATRCFSAEVHKDALPPERPTSEGDLAFRL; this is encoded by the coding sequence GTGGACGGTCCGGGGAACCTCGAAGGCGCCTTCGACTCGCACGGGACGCAGCCGGGCGAGTCGCTCGCCTATTCGCCACGCACCGTGCGGTGGCTGGTCGGGGACCGGCCCCTCCGCGTGCTCGAGCTCGGGGCCGGCGACGGTGCGATGACGACGGCACTGACCGAGCAGGACCACGACGTGGTCGCCGTCGACGTGGCCGCCGACGCGCTCGACCGGCTGTCACGCCGCGTCGACGTCACCGTGGTCCGCGCCGCAGCCGAACGCCTGCCGTTCTCCGCGGGGTCGTTCGACGTGGTGCTCGCCGCCCAGGCCTTCCACCAGTTCGACGCCGCGCGGGCCCTGCCCGAGATCGCACGCGTGCTCCGGACCGGCGGGCGGCTGGGCCTCGTCTGGCACGTACGCGACGAGTCCGTCCCGTGGGCGCGCCGCCTGTCCGCGCTGATCGGCAGCGACGCCGACGACCTCGCCGACGTCGCGGAGCGCCTCCCGCTGTCCGGGCTGTTCTCGCTGCCCGAGCAGTCCGACCACGGAGTCTGGCACCGCCTCGACCTCGACGGCCTGCTGACGCTCGTCCGTACGCGCCCGCAGGTGGCGTCCCTCGACCCGGGGGCCCGTGAGCGTGTCCTGAGCTCGGTCCGCACGCTCTACGACTCCTACGCCAGCGGTCACAACGGCCTCCGGATGCGCTACGCCACGCGCTGCTTCTCCGCCGAGGTGCACAAGGACGCGCTGCCACCGGAGCGACCGACCTCCGAGGGTGATCTCGCCTTCCGCCTGTGA
- a CDS encoding helix-turn-helix domain-containing protein: MSTLLVGLPDVDERPPLLREALGDALRSTRRRRGRTLRDVAAAAQVSLAYLSEIERGQKEASSEILAAVCEALGVTMLHLLSVAAASYAPAAPAAAAEAPRPCETPVAIAA, translated from the coding sequence GTGAGCACGCTCCTGGTCGGGCTCCCCGACGTCGACGAACGGCCTCCGCTGCTGCGCGAGGCGCTCGGCGACGCGCTGCGCTCCACCCGCCGTCGCCGCGGGCGCACGCTCCGCGACGTCGCCGCCGCGGCCCAGGTCTCCCTGGCGTACCTGTCGGAGATCGAGCGCGGGCAGAAGGAGGCGTCCTCGGAGATCCTGGCCGCCGTGTGCGAGGCGCTCGGCGTCACCATGCTGCACCTGCTGTCGGTCGCGGCCGCCTCGTACGCGCCTGCTGCCCCTGCTGCGGCGGCCGAGGCACCCCGGCCGTGCGAGACCCCGGTCGCGATCGCCGCCTGA
- a CDS encoding DUF402 domain-containing protein, with amino-acid sequence MNSRTRGRHVRQVTTKYPDQPHWEFDTALLDVDEWGTWLYMSAGTRAARPGREMHTRVDSVTLVPTDAPVVPTFHATWDAPQHRLRYAMYADMTTPAHWESDDVVTMVDLDLDVVLTVDGDVRLLDEDEFEDHRLRFGYPDELVATARRSADDVLAAVRARAEPYGEVGWARLREAQRVFHRYR; translated from the coding sequence GTGAACAGCCGCACGCGCGGTCGGCACGTCCGCCAGGTGACGACGAAGTACCCCGACCAGCCCCACTGGGAGTTCGACACTGCCCTGCTCGACGTCGACGAGTGGGGCACCTGGCTGTACATGAGTGCCGGCACGCGGGCCGCGCGCCCCGGGCGCGAGATGCACACCCGGGTCGACAGCGTCACCCTGGTGCCGACCGACGCGCCGGTGGTCCCGACCTTCCACGCCACCTGGGACGCGCCCCAGCACCGGCTGCGCTACGCGATGTACGCCGACATGACGACGCCGGCCCACTGGGAGTCCGACGACGTGGTGACGATGGTCGACCTCGACCTCGACGTGGTGCTGACCGTCGACGGCGACGTCCGGCTGCTCGACGAGGACGAGTTCGAGGACCACCGCCTGCGGTTCGGCTATCCCGACGAGCTGGTCGCGACGGCGCGGCGCTCGGCCGACGACGTGCTGGCGGCCGTGCGCGCCCGGGCCGAGCCGTACGGAGAGGTCGGTTGGGCCCGGCTCCGGGAGGCGCAGCGCGTCTTCCACCGCTACCGCTGA
- a CDS encoding GuaB1 family IMP dehydrogenase-related protein, with protein sequence MRFLNDLRPSHDLTYSDVFMVPARSSVTSRFDVDLSTADGVGTTLPLVAANMTAVSGRRMAETLARRGGVAVLPQDIPLDVVARSVAQVKAAHPIYDTPVSVTPETTVGEALSLLPKRGHGAALVVADGKPLGVVTERDGAEVDRFAQVHEVMSTDVLTIAAGTEPRAIFDAMSERHLAYAPVLDGGDLVGVVTRTGALRSTIYEPALDPSGRLVIGAAIGINGDVAAKAARLLEMGVDVLVVDTAHGHQDKMLSALPAVVAERDAYEARAGRRVPVAAGNVVSADGTRDLVEAGADIVKVGVGPGAMCTTRMMTGVGRPQFSAVLECAEAARELGATVWADGGVRYPRDVALALAAGAASVMVGSWFAGTYESPGDLRTGTDGRPYKESFGMASARAVSNRTRDAAGFERARMALFEEGISTSRMYLDPQRPGVEDLVDTIVAGVRSSATYAGARTLPEFAERAVVGLQSSAGYDEGRPLHASW encoded by the coding sequence GTGCGCTTTCTCAACGATCTGAGGCCGTCCCACGACCTCACCTACAGCGACGTCTTCATGGTGCCGGCCCGCTCGTCGGTGACGTCGCGCTTCGACGTCGACCTGTCCACGGCCGACGGCGTCGGCACGACGCTCCCGCTGGTCGCCGCCAACATGACGGCGGTCTCCGGTCGGCGGATGGCCGAGACGCTGGCGCGGCGCGGAGGCGTCGCGGTGCTCCCCCAGGACATCCCGCTCGACGTGGTGGCTCGTTCGGTCGCGCAGGTCAAGGCCGCGCACCCGATCTACGACACCCCGGTCTCGGTGACGCCGGAGACGACGGTCGGCGAAGCACTCAGTCTGCTGCCGAAGCGGGGGCACGGTGCGGCGCTGGTCGTCGCCGACGGCAAGCCGCTCGGCGTCGTGACCGAGCGTGACGGCGCCGAGGTCGACCGGTTCGCGCAGGTCCACGAGGTGATGAGCACGGACGTGCTGACCATCGCGGCCGGTACGGAGCCGCGCGCGATCTTCGACGCGATGAGCGAGCGCCACCTCGCGTACGCGCCGGTGCTCGACGGCGGCGACCTCGTCGGGGTCGTGACACGGACCGGCGCCCTGCGGTCGACGATCTACGAGCCGGCGCTCGACCCGTCGGGCCGCCTCGTGATCGGGGCGGCGATCGGGATCAACGGCGACGTGGCCGCGAAGGCCGCGCGCCTGCTGGAGATGGGGGTGGACGTGCTCGTGGTCGACACCGCGCACGGCCACCAGGACAAGATGCTCTCCGCGCTTCCGGCGGTGGTCGCCGAGCGCGACGCGTACGAGGCGCGGGCGGGTCGCCGGGTCCCGGTGGCCGCGGGCAACGTCGTGTCCGCGGACGGGACGCGCGACCTGGTCGAGGCCGGCGCCGACATCGTGAAGGTCGGCGTCGGGCCGGGAGCGATGTGCACGACGCGGATGATGACGGGCGTCGGCCGTCCGCAGTTCTCCGCCGTCCTCGAGTGCGCCGAGGCGGCGCGCGAGCTCGGTGCGACGGTGTGGGCGGACGGAGGCGTGCGCTACCCGCGCGACGTGGCGCTGGCGCTGGCCGCGGGCGCGGCGAGCGTGATGGTCGGCTCCTGGTTCGCCGGGACGTACGAGAGCCCGGGCGACCTGCGGACGGGCACCGACGGGCGCCCGTACAAGGAGTCGTTCGGGATGGCCTCGGCCCGTGCGGTCTCGAACCGCACCCGCGACGCGGCCGGTTTCGAGCGGGCGCGGATGGCGTTGTTCGAGGAGGGCATCTCCACCTCCCGGATGTACCTCGACCCGCAGCGGCCCGGCGTGGAGGACCTGGTGGACACGATCGTCGCCGGGGTGCGGTCGTCGGCGACGTACGCGGGGGCGCGCACGCTGCCGGAGTTCGCCGAGCGGGCCGTCGTCGGCCTGCAGAGCAGCGCGGGCTACGACGAAGGTCGCCCGCTGCACGCGAGCTGGTGA
- a CDS encoding biotin transporter BioY, producing the protein MPETNPSAAAVDAAAPIRVAHRSPAADVALIALFAALIAACALLPAINVGLPVPITLQTFAVGLAGAVLGARRGFLAALLYVVAGLAGLPIFSGGAGGLGVLAGPTVGYILAFPLAAWMTGFLVERIPRERVALSVPLVFASALAANFLFTHPMGIVGMALRVPDLTLAGAFRIDVVFWPGDAVKSFAVAIVAVAVHRAFPSLLPARRTTD; encoded by the coding sequence ATGCCTGAGACCAACCCGAGCGCCGCAGCCGTGGACGCGGCTGCGCCGATCCGCGTCGCCCACCGCTCCCCCGCCGCCGATGTCGCGCTGATCGCCCTCTTCGCCGCCCTGATCGCCGCGTGCGCACTGCTGCCGGCGATCAACGTCGGCCTTCCGGTGCCGATCACGCTGCAGACCTTCGCCGTCGGGCTGGCCGGAGCCGTGCTCGGCGCCCGACGCGGCTTCCTCGCCGCCCTGCTGTACGTCGTCGCCGGCCTCGCCGGGCTGCCGATCTTCTCCGGCGGGGCGGGCGGCCTCGGCGTCCTCGCCGGCCCGACCGTCGGCTACATCCTCGCCTTCCCCCTGGCGGCGTGGATGACGGGCTTCCTCGTCGAGCGGATCCCGCGGGAGCGGGTGGCGCTCAGCGTGCCCCTCGTCTTCGCGTCGGCGCTCGCCGCCAACTTCCTGTTCACCCACCCGATGGGCATCGTCGGGATGGCGCTGCGCGTGCCGGACCTGACGCTGGCCGGCGCGTTCCGGATCGACGTCGTCTTCTGGCCCGGAGACGCCGTGAAGAGCTTCGCCGTGGCGATCGTCGCCGTCGCCGTCCACCGCGCCTTCCCGTCCCTGCTCCCCGCGCGGCGGACGACCGACTGA
- a CDS encoding energy-coupling factor ABC transporter ATP-binding protein — MSPTSEHPRPSAIAMRGVEVLVSDRTTPPVPRRRRGRTDAGRAPDAAPAHARPPGVPAGMLRILGPVDLTLTEHRVAFIGSNGSGKSTLARLVNGLVTPSRGTVEVDGIDVTEDAAAVRRRVGFAFTDPEAQLVMPTPAEDLALSLRRSGADKAQRRAMALAALAEHGLEHLADTSVHALSGGQKQMLALAGVLATGPRIVVADEPTTLLDLRNTRRIGDLLLGLEQRLVLVTHDLDLAARCDRVVVVEDGAVAYDGAPDDAIAHYRALVAP; from the coding sequence GTGTCCCCGACGTCCGAGCACCCCCGGCCCTCCGCCATCGCGATGCGGGGGGTCGAGGTGCTCGTCAGCGACCGCACCACACCCCCCGTACCGCGACGGCGGCGGGGCAGGACCGACGCCGGGCGGGCACCGGACGCAGCCCCCGCGCACGCCCGCCCGCCCGGCGTCCCCGCGGGGATGCTGCGCATCCTCGGGCCCGTCGACCTGACGCTGACCGAGCACCGGGTGGCCTTCATCGGCTCGAACGGGTCGGGCAAGTCCACGCTCGCGCGCCTGGTCAACGGCCTCGTGACGCCGTCGCGCGGCACCGTCGAGGTCGACGGGATCGACGTGACCGAGGACGCGGCCGCGGTCCGCCGGCGGGTGGGGTTCGCCTTCACCGACCCGGAGGCGCAGCTGGTCATGCCGACCCCGGCCGAGGACCTCGCGCTCTCCTTGCGACGCAGCGGCGCGGACAAGGCGCAGCGTCGAGCCATGGCCCTGGCGGCGCTCGCCGAGCACGGCCTCGAGCACCTGGCCGACACCTCGGTGCACGCCCTGTCCGGCGGGCAGAAGCAGATGCTGGCCCTCGCCGGCGTGCTCGCGACCGGCCCTCGGATCGTGGTCGCCGACGAGCCGACGACGTTGCTCGACCTGCGCAACACCCGCCGGATCGGCGACCTGCTGCTCGGGCTCGAGCAGCGCCTGGTCCTGGTGACGCACGACCTCGACCTCGCGGCGCGGTGCGACCGGGTCGTCGTGGTCGAGGACGGCGCCGTGGCCTACGACGGCGCCCCGGACGACGCGATCGCCCACTATCGCGCGCTGGTGGCACCGTGA
- a CDS encoding energy-coupling factor transporter transmembrane component T family protein, translating into MIGLYRPGDTLLHRMSVGATLLALALTAVVVTWVRGPVAAVTGLLVVTGVAVYAGLSLRECVRALRPILLVAAALAVFQAWQATWQRAVEVPVDLLTLVLAAAVVTATTPVDAMIEAIVRWLGPFRRLGVHPERVGLAFALMLRSIPALLELGHETRDAARARGLERNARAVLIPFVLRAVARAQDTGDALVARGIGDD; encoded by the coding sequence GTGATCGGCCTCTATCGCCCCGGCGACACGCTGCTGCACCGGATGAGCGTCGGGGCGACCCTGCTCGCGCTGGCCCTCACGGCGGTCGTCGTGACCTGGGTGCGCGGGCCGGTCGCGGCGGTGACCGGGCTGCTGGTCGTCACCGGAGTCGCGGTGTACGCGGGGCTGAGCCTGCGCGAGTGCGTCCGCGCGCTCCGTCCGATCCTCCTGGTCGCGGCCGCGCTCGCGGTGTTCCAGGCATGGCAGGCGACGTGGCAGCGCGCGGTGGAGGTCCCGGTGGACCTGCTGACGCTCGTGCTCGCTGCCGCCGTCGTCACCGCGACCACGCCGGTGGACGCGATGATCGAGGCGATCGTGCGCTGGCTCGGGCCGTTCCGCCGGCTCGGCGTGCACCCGGAGCGCGTCGGCCTGGCGTTCGCGCTGATGCTGCGCTCGATCCCGGCTCTGCTGGAGCTCGGGCACGAGACCCGCGACGCCGCCCGCGCCCGGGGTCTCGAGCGGAACGCCCGCGCCGTGCTGATCCCGTTCGTCCTGCGCGCCGTCGCCCGTGCGCAGGACACGGGCGACGCGCTCGTGGCCCGCGGCATCGGCGACGACTGA
- the acs gene encoding acetate--CoA ligase, whose translation MATTSAEPTREGSTVTEPSLSNLLHEDRRFDPPADLAASANVQADAYETASEDRLAFWAEQARRLSWETPFDEVLDWSNPPFAKWFVGGTLNASYNCVDRHVEAGNGDKVAIHWVGEPADDTRSITYAELRDEVCRAANALTELGVTSGDRVAIYMPMIPETVVAMLACARLGAIHTVVFGGFSSDALASRISDCEAKVVITADGGYRRGAPSALKPAVDDAVGRSPGVEHVLVVRRTGQDVAWGEKDAWWHELVGGQSADHTPEAFDAEHPLYVMYTSGTTGKPKGILHTTGGYLTQAAWTHWAVFDLKADTDVYWCAADIGWVTGHSYIVYGPLANGATSVMYEGTPDTPHKGRWWEIVQEYGVTLLYCAPTAIRTFMKWGADIPEQFDMSSLRVLGSVGEPINPEAYVWYRTNIGGDRTPVVDTWWQTETGAMMISPLPGVTSGKPGSAMKALPGIGADVVDDSGQPVPNGSGGYLVLTEPWPSMLRTLWGDDQRFIDTYWSRFEGVYFAGDGAKKDEDGDIWLLGRVDDVMNVSGHRMSTAEIESALVSHEKVAEAAVVGATDATTGQAVVAFVILRESAGGGGDEIVTELRNHVAKEIGAIAKPRSIMVVPELPKTRSGKIMRRLLRDVAENREVGDVTTLADSSVMDQIKTGLSSGADDD comes from the coding sequence ATGGCAACGACCAGCGCAGAGCCGACCAGAGAAGGAAGCACAGTGACGGAACCCAGCCTGTCCAACCTGCTGCACGAGGACCGCCGGTTCGACCCGCCCGCAGACCTGGCGGCGAGCGCGAACGTCCAGGCCGACGCGTACGAGACCGCATCCGAGGACCGGCTCGCGTTCTGGGCGGAGCAGGCTCGGCGACTGTCCTGGGAGACCCCGTTCGACGAGGTCCTCGACTGGTCGAACCCACCGTTCGCGAAGTGGTTCGTCGGTGGCACCCTGAACGCCTCCTACAACTGCGTCGACCGCCACGTCGAGGCCGGCAACGGCGACAAGGTCGCGATCCACTGGGTCGGCGAGCCGGCCGACGACACCCGCTCGATCACGTACGCCGAGCTCAGGGACGAGGTCTGCCGCGCCGCGAACGCCCTCACCGAGCTGGGCGTCACCAGCGGCGACCGGGTCGCGATCTACATGCCGATGATCCCCGAGACGGTCGTCGCGATGCTCGCGTGCGCCCGGCTCGGCGCGATCCACACCGTGGTGTTCGGCGGGTTCTCCTCCGACGCGCTGGCGAGCCGGATCTCGGACTGCGAGGCGAAGGTCGTCATCACCGCCGACGGCGGCTACCGCCGCGGCGCCCCGTCGGCCCTGAAGCCCGCGGTCGACGACGCCGTCGGCCGCTCGCCGGGCGTCGAGCACGTCCTCGTGGTCCGCCGGACCGGCCAGGACGTGGCGTGGGGCGAGAAGGACGCGTGGTGGCACGAGCTCGTCGGAGGCCAGTCGGCGGACCACACGCCCGAGGCGTTCGACGCCGAGCACCCGCTGTACGTGATGTACACGTCGGGGACCACCGGCAAGCCGAAGGGCATCCTGCACACGACCGGCGGGTACCTCACCCAGGCCGCCTGGACGCACTGGGCGGTCTTCGACCTCAAGGCCGACACCGACGTCTACTGGTGCGCCGCGGACATCGGCTGGGTCACCGGGCACTCCTACATCGTCTACGGCCCGCTCGCGAACGGCGCCACCTCGGTGATGTACGAGGGCACGCCGGACACGCCGCACAAGGGGCGCTGGTGGGAGATCGTGCAGGAGTACGGCGTGACGCTGCTGTACTGCGCGCCGACCGCGATCCGTACGTTCATGAAGTGGGGTGCGGACATCCCCGAGCAGTTCGACATGTCGAGCCTGCGCGTCCTCGGGTCGGTCGGCGAGCCGATCAACCCCGAGGCGTACGTCTGGTACCGCACGAACATCGGCGGCGACCGTACGCCCGTGGTCGACACGTGGTGGCAGACCGAGACCGGAGCGATGATGATCAGCCCGCTCCCCGGGGTCACCTCGGGCAAGCCCGGCTCGGCGATGAAGGCCCTGCCCGGGATCGGTGCGGACGTCGTCGACGACTCCGGCCAGCCGGTCCCGAACGGCTCCGGCGGCTACCTGGTGCTGACCGAGCCGTGGCCGTCGATGCTGCGCACGCTGTGGGGAGACGACCAGCGGTTCATCGACACGTACTGGTCGCGCTTCGAGGGCGTGTACTTCGCCGGTGACGGCGCCAAGAAGGACGAGGACGGCGACATCTGGCTGCTCGGCCGCGTCGACGACGTGATGAACGTGTCGGGCCACCGCATGTCGACGGCCGAGATCGAGTCGGCCCTCGTCTCGCACGAGAAGGTCGCCGAGGCCGCGGTCGTGGGAGCCACCGACGCCACGACCGGCCAGGCCGTGGTCGCGTTCGTGATCCTGCGCGAGTCCGCGGGCGGCGGTGGCGACGAGATCGTCACCGAGCTGCGCAACCACGTCGCGAAGGAGATCGGCGCGATCGCCAAGCCGCGCTCGATCATGGTCGTGCCCGAGCTGCCGAAGACCCGCTCGGGCAAGATCATGCGCCGCCTCCTGCGGGACGTGGCCGAGAACCGTGAGGTCGGCGACGTCACGACTCTCGCGGACTCGAGCGTGATGGACCAGATCAAGACCGGGCTGTCGAGCGGCGCCGACGACGACTGA
- a CDS encoding phage holin family protein: protein MSEPGVPASPEASQEPTIGQLVADASRDLSTVVRTEIALAKSEVKVSAKSGAVGAGFLAAVAVLMLFVITMLSMAGGFFLAWVFDHDVSIAFTWGFLIMTGIWLLVVVICALIGIRMVKKVRAPERTIATVKEIPGALKGQGQPAATPSTD from the coding sequence ATGTCAGAGCCAGGTGTTCCCGCAAGCCCAGAGGCGTCGCAGGAGCCGACGATCGGGCAGCTGGTCGCCGACGCCAGTCGCGACCTGTCGACCGTCGTGCGCACCGAGATCGCCCTGGCGAAGTCCGAGGTCAAGGTCAGCGCGAAGTCGGGCGCGGTCGGCGCGGGCTTCCTGGCGGCCGTCGCCGTGCTCATGCTCTTCGTGATCACGATGCTGTCGATGGCCGGCGGGTTCTTCCTGGCCTGGGTCTTCGACCACGACGTCAGCATCGCCTTCACGTGGGGCTTCCTGATCATGACCGGCATCTGGCTGCTCGTCGTCGTCATCTGCGCCCTGATCGGGATCCGGATGGTCAAGAAGGTGCGAGCACCCGAGCGCACGATCGCGACCGTGAAGGAGATCCCGGGGGCCCTCAAGGGGCAGGGACAGCCCGCCGCGACGCCCTCGACCGACTGA
- a CDS encoding MarP family serine protease: MNLVDVAILLVVVAYAAVGYWRGFVAGFAGVLGLLVGGSVGLVLVPLLLGGLESGLGRSLLALMVVLVLASSGQAIGSHFGGGLRDRLTTPAARAADAAGGVALSVAAVLVLCWALGYAVSGAQIPGASSSVRGSKILATIDGVMPDPAREALHSFDGIVDSTLFPRYLDPFAPETIEPAAAPDPEVLKQPGVRKARRSVARITGQSSCDRMLEGSGFVFASDRVMTNAHVVAGVTQPYVTVRGQEYEATTVVYDPDLDVAVLRVIGLRARPLAFDPSGAPGDDAAVLGFPENGPFDARAARIRSEQRLRSRDIYGEQRATREVFSLRSLVRPGNSGGPVISSQGRVYGVVFAASVEDSSTGYALTADQVAEAAEDGRTAMRPVSTGACAR, translated from the coding sequence GTGAACCTCGTCGACGTCGCGATCCTCCTGGTCGTCGTGGCGTACGCCGCGGTGGGTTACTGGCGCGGCTTCGTCGCCGGGTTCGCCGGTGTCCTCGGGCTGCTCGTGGGCGGGTCCGTCGGGCTGGTCCTGGTCCCGCTTCTCCTCGGCGGGCTCGAGAGCGGGCTGGGTCGCTCGCTGCTGGCGCTCATGGTCGTGCTCGTGCTGGCGTCGTCCGGGCAGGCGATCGGCTCGCACTTCGGGGGAGGTCTCCGCGACCGCCTGACCACTCCCGCAGCCCGGGCTGCGGACGCGGCCGGCGGGGTCGCGCTCAGCGTCGCCGCCGTCCTGGTGCTCTGCTGGGCGCTGGGATACGCCGTGTCCGGGGCGCAGATCCCGGGAGCGTCGTCGTCGGTGCGTGGCTCGAAGATCCTCGCGACGATCGACGGCGTCATGCCGGACCCCGCCCGGGAGGCGCTGCACTCGTTCGACGGGATCGTCGACTCCACGCTCTTCCCGCGTTATCTCGACCCGTTCGCGCCCGAGACGATCGAGCCCGCGGCCGCGCCCGACCCCGAGGTGCTGAAGCAGCCCGGGGTCCGCAAGGCCCGGCGCAGCGTCGCCCGGATCACCGGGCAGTCGTCCTGCGACCGGATGCTCGAAGGCTCCGGCTTCGTCTTCGCCTCCGACCGGGTGATGACGAACGCCCACGTCGTCGCCGGCGTCACCCAGCCGTACGTGACGGTGCGGGGCCAGGAGTACGAGGCGACGACCGTGGTCTACGACCCCGATCTCGACGTCGCGGTCCTCCGGGTGATCGGGTTGCGGGCTCGGCCGCTGGCCTTCGACCCGTCCGGGGCGCCGGGAGACGACGCCGCCGTGCTCGGGTTCCCCGAGAACGGCCCGTTCGACGCGCGCGCGGCACGGATCCGTTCCGAGCAGCGTCTGCGCAGCCGCGACATCTACGGCGAGCAGCGGGCGACCCGTGAGGTCTTCTCGCTGAGGAGCCTCGTACGTCCGGGCAACTCCGGCGGGCCCGTGATCTCGTCGCAGGGGCGCGTCTACGGGGTGGTCTTCGCTGCGTCGGTGGAGGACTCCTCCACCGGGTACGCGCTGACCGCCGACCAGGTCGCGGAGGCCGCCGAGGACGGCCGGACCGCCATGCGCCCGGTCTCGACCGGTGCGTGCGCGCGGTAG